One genomic segment of Hordeum vulgare subsp. vulgare chromosome 2H, MorexV3_pseudomolecules_assembly, whole genome shotgun sequence includes these proteins:
- the LOC123427387 gene encoding uncharacterized protein LOC123427387, whose amino-acid sequence MSMRDRHASAVSPSLRFLGFIKQPDGAGAADMELELDERDVVWSSSTSFSSASTASSPSPTPSPSGGGHRWPLSSRAFPTGSAGLSALIADEDSHSPSAAIPAAARREKQPLSQPYHQSAPVAVPAWSKATADRRRREAEQEAADEEDEDDDELMVPPHEMAARRAAAAASVMEGAGRTLKGRDLRRMRNAVWRTTGFLDL is encoded by the coding sequence ATGTCCATGCGCGACCGCCACGCCTCCGCCGTGTCCCCGTCGCTTCGCTTCCTCGGCTTCATCAAGCAGCCCGATGGCGCCGGCGCTGCTGACATggagctcgagctcgacgagCGCGACGTAGTctggtcctcctccacctccttctcctcggCCTCCACCGCCTCGTCGCCGTCGCCCACGCCGTCCCCGTCCGGGGGCGGCCACCGCTGGCCCCTCTCCTCCCGCGCGTTCCCCACCGGCAGCGCCGGCCTCTCGGCGCTCATCGCCGACGAGGACAGCCACTCGCCCAGCGCGGCCATCCCTGCCGCGGCCCGACGGGAGAAGCAGCCGCTCTCGCAGCCGTACCACCAGTCTGCGCCGGTGGCTGTACCTGCCTGGTCCAAGGCGACGGCGGACAGGCGACGCCGGGAGGCGGAGCAAGAGGCCGCTGACGAGgaggacgaagacgacgacgaactTATGGTGCCGCCGCATGAGATGGCCGCGCGCCGCGCCGCGGCGGCGGCGTCGGTGATGGAGGGCGCTGGGCGCACGCTGAAGGGGCGCGACCTCCGGCGCATGCGCAACGCCGTGTGGCGTACCACCGGCTTCCTCGACCTGTGA